In Paenibacillus durus, the DNA window GATGGGGCATTTTGGCAAGGTTGCCGATGATCGTCTGACCGGAAATATCCCTGCCGAAAGCAATGGTAAGCTTGGCTTCGGCTTCCTGGAAAATCTGGGTTTCCATCACTTCTCTCATGGTAACAAGAGAGACCTCCGGATTCGGCACCTCGATTCCGATTGCCGACTTGCCGGGAATCGGCGCCTCCATCCGGATATCTTTGGCAGCGAGCGCCAAAGCAATATCATCGGTCAGATTGACAATCCGGCTGACCTTCACGCCGATATCGGGCTGAATCTCGTACCTGGTAACCGCCGGACCCCGGACAACCTCCAGCACCTTAGCCCGGACGCCAAAGCTTTCCAGCGTCGCCTCAAGCTTGCGGGCCGTCTGCATATAATCATTCTGGTCGCCGGCTTTGCCGCCGTTGTTTGGCTTTGACAACAGCCGGAACGGCGGAAGTTTGTAAGGTTTAGGCGGAGGCGCCGGCTTGGGAGCCGGAGGTATGTCTCCTCCGGCCTCTCCTTCAGCGCCGGTGCTTGCCTCCGGAATAATGCCGGCCTCCCCGGAAACAGCGCCTTCCGCCGCTTCAGTGAGGCTCAGGGCATCGGCAGGCTTCGTACTGCTCCTCGCAGCCGGCGAGAACCCGCTCCATTCCTCACGGTCTTCGTCGCTCAAGCCTTCCTCACGGATATGCTCGAAGAAATCACGTATGATCGGAGTTACAGGTTCCTGTTCCTCGTTATCAAAATCATAATCATCATCCGCACCGGACCAATCCGATTGGGAAGGAATACCGGATATGATCGGAACATTCTTATGCTCAGCGTCCCAATCTTCCTCCTCAGACTCCGGCAAAGCTTCGCCTTCGGAGCGCGGAGTCTTCCGCCGCAGAAGTTTGTCGAAGAACTGCGGCGCTTTGCGGCTCGGAAGACCCGCTTCCAGCTCCTCCTCTTCCTCTTCTTCCGGTTCTTCCTGAACCTTCTTGGGTCGTCCCCGGCCCGATACCGGTACCGCCTGCGGGCGGTTTGCCGCTCTAAGCCGAATGCCTTCCGCAAGCTTGACCGCCCGGTTTCTCAGAATTCCGAACAGCTCGATGTAGGAAAGATTCGTAACCAGCATAAAGCTGATCGCCAGCATAACGACCATAAGCAGCTTCGCGCCGAGTGTCCCGAACAACCACAGGAGCACGGCGAATTCCAATCCGCCGAGATAGCCGCCGCTTATGTCTTTGCCCAGCATATATACGCCGCCGCCATTCGCGGATGCAGTCAGCGCTCCTGCCAGATCCTTCTGGGTCTGTGACATTACATTGCCCGGATGGAGCATGGACACCGGCCCAAGCTTCTGCTCCATGGCCGAGATGCTGCTCATCAGGCATAGCGAGAATACCAGCAGCAGGACACCGCTGTGCCGGCTGCTCCAATTCGAAGGCCATTTCCGGTAAATCATGACCATTAAACCGTAATACATGCCGACGAGCGGCAAAACAAAATAAAACCGGCCGAGAAGGTAAGCGGCCAAGCTTGATAATGATCGCCCCACAGCCGCTTCGCCGGATAAAGCTATAACCGAGAAGGTAATCAGAAGGATGCCATAAATCTCATATTTTAGAACGCTGCCCAGCAGCGCTTTCTTTTTTTTCCGTTTTCTCCGTTTAGCCACGCCAGCCACCCCCGAATCAGTATTATACCATATAATGGCGTGGCGTACCTATGTTCTGTTTTGTCGGAAAACGCTGGTCTTTCTTATCAGGAGCCGCCGGGCTCTCCGGACGCATATGAAATGATCTGTCCCGGCGCAAGGCCTGGCTCCAGATAGCGGTGCAGCGGGCATTGCAAAAGTCTTACAATTCTGGCCCTGCCCTCGTCCAGCGGCTCAACCTGCATGACAATTCCTTGTACAGTGACTTCACGGAACGGGGGCGAAGCCTTAATGGCCCCTTCCCACACCTGATCGGCGGATATTATGGAATACAGGATCATTGGGGCAACCCTCCCGTCTCCGCAGGGGCGCCTCTAAGGGCAATCAGTTCATTCAGTTTCGCCATCGCTATGCCGATCCCGCCTACTTCATCCATAAGTCCAAATGCAACGGCATCACTGCCGCCGACCGCCGTACCGATGTCCCTGTTGAGTTCACCTGTCTTAAACATCAGGTCCTTGAAGCATTCTACGGAAATCCGGGAATGGGACGTGACGAACCGGACGACGCGCTCCTGCATTTTCTCCATGTACTCAAAAGTCTGCGGAACGCCGATAACGAGGCCATTCATGCGGATAGGATGAATCGTCATTGTGGCGCTTTCGGCTATGATCGAATAGCTCGAAGATACCGCGATGGGAACCCCGATGCTGTGGCCTCCCCCAATAACGACCGTAACTGTCGGCTTGGACAGTGAAGCAATCATTTCCGCAATGGCTAGACCTGCTTCCACATCACCGCCCACCGTATTCAAAATGATAAGCACCCCCTTGACTGTCTTGCTCTGCTCAGCTGCGACCAACTGGGGGATAATATGTTCATATTTTGTCGTCTTATTATGCGGGGGCATGACAATATGTCCCTCGATCTGACCAATGATCGTAATGCAAAAAATCTCCGGTTCGGTGGGCGGAACCGCCACTTGACCGAATTCTTTCACCGTGCCGATCATGCCGCCGGCTTCCTGAGTTCCTTCACCCCCCGGCTCTTCTCTTCCCGGAGGCGTTGCCGGTTCCTCATTTCGGTAAGCTGTTTCGATAGGTTTATTGCCATCCATGCTCAGCGCTCCCTTATTTGCTTGCACTGAAGCTATTCAGCAAGCGTATGGTAATGAATCTCCCGTTAGTATGACTAATCGCACCCCGACATTATGCAGGCTTGTAAATGAACAGCATAAAGCCCCTCTCCACCGGAAACCGTCCAATATTTCCAGCGGGAGAGAGGCTTTATGATTTAGTATAAATTACACTTCCATGATGATCGGAAGGATCATTGGTCTGCGGCGGGTCTGTTCATACAGGAAGCGGCCAAGCGCGTCCTTGACGCTTGTCTTGAGCGAAGCCCACTCATTGACCTTCTCGCTCATCAGACGCTGCAGCGTGCTGGAAACAATCCGGTTCGCTTCGTCAAGCAAGCCTTCGGATTCGCGCACATACACGAAGCCGCGCGAAATAATGTCAGGCCCCGAAACAATTGCTCCATTCTGCTTGCTAAGCGTGACGACGACAACCAGAATACCGTCCTGCGACAGCAGCTTGCGGTCGCGCAGGACAATATTGCCTACATCGCCAACGCCAAGACCGTCAATCAGAACATTGCCGGAGGTAACCTTGCCGGCTTTGCGGGCCGAGCCGCCTTGGATCTCTACCACTTCACCAAGCTCGGTGATAAAGATGTTGTCCGGATCGACGCCCACGGACTTCGCAAGAAGTGCGTGTCTGCGCTGCATGCGGTACTCGCCGTGAATCGGAATGAAGAATTTCGGCTTCATCAGGTTAAGCATCAGCTTCAGTTCTTCCTGGCTGCCGTGACCCGACACGTGCACGCCGGAATTCGAGCCGCTGTAGATCACGTCTGCACCCAGACGGAACAGCTCGTCGATCGTACGGCCGATGTATTTCTCATTGCCGGGTACCGGTGTTGCCGCAATAATAACGGTGTCACCAGGCAGAATGTCCACTTTGCGGTGACTGGAACGCGCCATGCGCGTCAATGCCGACATCGGTTCGCCTTGGCTGCCCGTGCAGAGAACGACAACCCGATTGGCCGCCATCCGGTTCATTTCCTCCGGTTCGATCAGCATGCCGTCAGGCATGTGCAGATAGCCGAGCTCAGAAGCAATGGAGACAACGTTGACCATGCTCCGGCCGATGACGGTGATTTTGCGGCCTGTCTGTACTGCCGCGTCTACGACCTGCTGAATCCGGTGAACGTTGGATGCGAATGTTGCGACCACAACACGCTGTTCAGCTTTCCGGAAAATATCTTCCAGCACGATTCCGACATTTTTCTCCGAAGGGGTGAATCCCGGTTTCTCGGCGTTGGTGCTGTCGGAAAGAAGCGCGAGTACGCCCCGCTGTCCGATTTCAGCCATCCGGTGCAAGTCCGCGAATTGACCATTGACTGGGGTATGGTCAAACTTGAAGTCGCCCGTATGGACCACGTTGCCTTCCGGAGTCTCGATGCACACGCCGACAGAGTCGGGAATACTGTGGTTGGTTCTGAAGAAAGTAACGACCAGCGAGCTGCCCAGCTTGATCACCGAATCCTCATTGATCAGAATGCGTTTCGTTTCGCCAAGCAAATTCGCTTCCTTCAGCTTGTTCTCAACAAGCCCCAATGTCAGTTTCGTTCCGTAGACCGGAACATTCAAATGCTTAAGGACATACGGCAGACCTCCGATATGGTCTTCGTGGCCGTGCGTAAGCACAATGCCTTTTACCTTGTCACGATTCTCCGTCAAATAAGAAATATCAGGAATAACGATGTCAATACCGAGCATATCCTCTTCAGGGAACTTCAGTCCCGAGTCAACGACCACAATGTCGCCGCCGTATTGCACCACATACATATTCTTCCCGATTTCTCCCACTCCGCCGAGTGCGAAGATCATCAGTTTATCATTGTTATTTTTTTTGGACAAATGAATCTAACCCTCCTAATATGTTGGACGTCATATGTTATTTTAATCAAGAACTTCAATTATTTAGCGGTACTTAACACATTTAATAACGCAGAAATCTTGCCGATGTGAAGACAAAAGGGATATTAAGGCGTAAAAAAATAAACCTTAATTAAAGCTTCCCTGCGGGGCAGGAGCATACATTACGTTCGTTAGCGAACCTATGCCGGTAAACATTCGGCCGCGCCCCTTGCGCAAAGCACCTTTGCCGGACAAAACAGATCCAAGGATGGAAAAATATACCCTTTGAAACGAACAGACCTGCAGCGCCGCACATGACATAAGAGTTACCGCATATTTAATTTTAACCGCACCCAGTCACTTAACCACATTATACATGATATTTTTGTCAAAACACAAGTCGGGGGATTTAGTTAGCCGTATTCTTCCCGTAAAAGCGGAGCATTATTTCACTGCGCACAAAAATAACAATACAAAAACCGGTCCTCGTAAGCGAGAACCGGTTCATAAAAGATAAATACCAGGGCCCAATTTCTATTGTACCAGCTTTCTGATAAATTCCGCCTCCGCCTCATTCGGCGGGGTTAAAGGAAGACGGACCGAACCCACCTTGACTCCCCGAAGCTCAAGCGCATACTTGACGGCGGACGGACTCGGCAGCGGCTGCGGACATTCGAACAGTCCTTTAAAAATCGGAAATAGTTCCCGGTGAAGCTGCCCGGCGAGCTGTACGCTGCCCGAGAGATAAGCCGAGATCATTTCGGTCATTCTTACGCCCTCGATATGGCTTGCCACGCTGATAATTCCGTGACCTCCAACGGCCAATGCCGGCAGCGCCGAAGAGTCGTCTCCAGAGTACACATGAAAATCCTGCGGCGAGCCGGACACGATCAAGGCGACGTGGTCGAGGGACGCACATTCCTTCGTCGCGACGATGTTCGGAATTTGCGAAAGCCGAATCGTTGTATCCGCACTCATGCAGATTCCAGTCCGTCCAGGAACGTTATACGGAATGAGGGGCAACTGCGTCTCCGCCGCGATTGCCGCAAAATGGCGATAAAGACCTTCCTGGTTCGGCTTGTTGTAATAAGGAACGACCAGAAGCGCGCCGTCGACGCCGATTTTCTCCGCTTTTTGAGTCAGCTCGATCGTATGCTTGGTGTTATTTGAGCCAGTGCCCGCTATGACCTTGCAGCGCCCTGCGGCTTTCTCCAGAACAAAGGAAAACATCTGCAGCTTTTCTTCATCGCTCAGCGTAGGCGACTCGCCCGTTGTCCCGCAGACGACGAGCCCCTCCGACTTCTGTTCTTCAATCAGGTAGTCAACCAGGCTCGATACCGCGTCCCAGTCGATCTCCCCCTCCTTGTCAAAAGGAGTTACCATAGCTGTTATTAGTCTTCCGAAATCCACTAAGAATTCCTCCTGTTAACGGTGTAATTCAAACTTGTAATGCAACGCGCGCAGCGATTGCACCATATCTTCTTTCTTGACCAGCACCCAGATCGTCGTATTGGAATCAGCGGATTGCAGAATTTGAATGTTGTGATCGCTGAGCGCTTCCACGATGCGCGCCATGATCCCTGGAACGCCGTTGATGCCGCCACCGATAACGGATACCTTGACGCAGCCCGACAGGCTCTTCGGACGAAGTCCAATTTCCTGAAGCGTCGCGATCGCTTTTTCCGAATGATTATCAAAAACGGTGTATACGGCGCTGGTCGGCGTAACATTAATAAAATCAACGCTTATGCCGCTATCCGCCATGCTCTTGAATATTTGCAGCTGAACTCCGGTTCCGTTCCCTTCCGGGCAGTCCAAGGAGATCTGCGTGATGTTGCTGACATAGGCGATGCCGGTAACGAAACGGTCGACAATTCCCGGCTGGGACTCCTGAAAGCCTTCCGGATGCGTGACAAGAGTGCCTTCATTCTCCGAAAAGGTGGAGCGGACGCGGACCGGAATCTGCGCCTGCATAGCGATCTCCACAGCCCGGGGATGTATGACCTTGGCCCCCTGATAGGCCATATTGCAAATTTCGGTGTAGCTTACATAGGTCAGCGGCTTCGCATCTTCGACGATACGCGGATCGGCGGTCAGAATGCCATCGACATCCGTGTAAATATCGACCATTTCCGCACGCAGCGCGGCGCCGAGCGCCGTTGCCGATGTATCGCTTCCCCCACGGCCAAGCGTGGTAAAGTCCCCATCTTCCGTCTGGCCCTGAAAGCCGGTTACGATGACGACCTTCTGGGCGCGCAGCTCCCGCAAAATCCGTTCTGGACGAACATCGAGTATCCGCGCGTTTCCGTAGCCGTTATCCGTCAGGAAACCAGCTTGGGCTCCGGTAAGCACTGTCGAGGGAATCCCTTCTTTTTCCAGCAGGCTGCATAGTGTGGTCGCGGAAATGATCTCACCGCAGCACAGCAGTAAATCCCGTTCCCGCTGAGGGAGAGCATCGCCATTCTGGGAGACCCAGTCCAGCAGCGTATCCGTCGCATAAGGCTCGCCCTTGCGGCCCATTGCGGAGACTACGATGACAAGGCTGTATCCTTGCCCAAGCTCCCGTTTGACATGCCGGATCACATGATCCCTGGCCTGCTGGGTGGAAAGCGAGGTCCCGCCAAACTTCTGTACCAAAATGCCCATTAATAATTCCTCCATTAGTTAACGACAGGCTGCACTTATTCTCAGGATGAATCCCGAAAATCCCGGGACTTCGTCTCTAAATCTAAAGGAATAAACACGATTGTACCGCCCTCATAAGGAGGACGGCAGCGGTTAATCAATTATGTTGGAAGCCTCGTACATATCAGCAAGTTGTCGTTACCCTGCTAATATCTGTTGCTTATGCTGAATGAAACCGTTCGATGATCATCGGCTGCAGCTGGGAGCCATGAAGCGCCGCATAGCAGGCCTCTGGAATCAATTCCATGCGGGCCACCAATGAATTCGGCTTCTGCTCGGGATTATCCTGTCCGAATGGAACAAAATAAATATTTTTGGTTACCAAAAGTTTCGCAATATTCGCCGCGTTCAGACCGAGTCCGTCATTGGTTGATATGGCCAGAACAATCGGCCGTCCGTTGCGCATTTGGCATTTGGCCGCCATCAGCACCGGTCCGTCCGTCATGGCATTGGCCAATTTGCTAGTGGTATTTCCTGTGCAGGGTGCAATCGTGAGTACATCCAGCCTCTTGGATGGACCCAGCGGTTCCGCTTCAACAATTGTAGAAATGATATCATTCCCCGTTATATCTTTCAACTGTTTTAGCCAATTTTCCGATGTGCCGAACCTTGTGTCCGTTCCGAGCACCGAGGCCGATACAATAGGCACGACGTTCGCGCCTTCGTAGACAAAACGCTTAATTTGGGGCATCACCTCCGCAAAAGTGCAGTGGGAACCGGTGATTGCATAGCCTACCGTCTTACCGTGCCAGTTCATTATTAATCCCCCTTTGTCAACATCCGCTCCGAAATGGACTGGACTAGCGCGCCTGCCATAATCTGTCCCGCGCTTTTGGGTGCGACGATTCCCGGCAGACCCGGCGCGAGCAGTGCCTTAATGCCGCGTTTTTCCGCATAACGGAAATCCACTCCCCCGGGCGCGGAAGCGAGATCAATAATGCAGGTATGCCGGGGCACCCACGACAGCACTTTGGCGTTTAGAATGAGGCTCGGTATCGTATTAAAAATATAATCAACGTCCGTTACATGCTCCTCCAGCCGATCCGTCATAAATGGTTTCCAGCCCATGACCTCCGCCTTGGCAAAATGCTCCCGCTTTCTGACGCCTGCTGTGACTTTAGCGCCAAGTCCCTGAAGGCTTTTTGCCATTGTAAAGCCGGTTCTGCCTATTCCAAGCACCATCGCTTCAGAGCCGTGAATGGTAAAATCCGTATTCTGGATCGCCATGACGAGCGCACCTTCAGCAGTTGGAATCGAATTGTAGATTGCGACATCGTCACGTTCAAGCAGCTCCACCAGCTCCAGCCCCCCAAGAGCGCACAGCCGTCTCAAATATTCTTTCGCCATGCCCGTGTAAATGGTGCAGTGTTTAGGCAATGCCTCGATATGCTCCTTAAGCAGCGGCATCGGCTTCGAAGAGTACTTTGCGCTGATATGGCCTTCGTCGTCACAGCCGACGGTCGGCAGCACCAGAACGTCCGCGCCGCTCAATAGGTCGGCGGACATTGCCTCCAGGTTAACCCCGTCACAGGGGGTACTCCATTTATCAAAGCCGGCAACGCTTACCGCCGCATCCATCTCAACACATTTTCGAATCACTTCAATTTGTCTTGCGTCCCCGCCCAGGAACACGATCCTGACGCCAGTCAGCATAGGGATGACGCTCCTTTCAACATTACACTGTAAGGCCATAGAGCATCTTATGCGGGTAAACGCGGATGGGTGAAAGCCAATAAAAAGAGCCTGTGTTCAGCCGTAACGGCCCTCCCACAAGCTCTGCATTCATGAATTATAAACAAGTATAAATCTATTTGCCGGTATGGCCGAAGCCTCCCGCACCCCGCCCGGTATCGCTCAGTTCTTCCACTTCGACCATCGTTACGGATGGCACGGCCTGAAAGACCATTTGGGCGATCCGTTCATTCCGGGCGATTGTAAAAGGCTCCTGGCCCAGATTGATCAGCAGCACCTTGATCTCGCCCCGGTAATCGGCGTCAATCGTGCCTGGCGTGTTAAGGCAGGTGATGCCGTGCTTCAGCGCCAGTCCGCTGCGCGGACGAATCTGCGCTTCCAGTCCGTCCGGCATAGCGAGCGCGATTCCCGTCGGAACCAGCGCCCGCGCTCCGGGCTCAAGGGTCATTTCGCCGCTGACTGCGGCGAAGAGGTCGTAGCCCGAAGCCTGCTCCGACATTTGACGGGGAGGATTCACATCCTCATTGCCCGGAAGCTTTAAAATTTGTACGTAGTAAGACAAGATCATCTCTCCTAACATTGGCAATCGCTTTATCGGAAGACCCGACCATCGCAGCCGCAAGCGGCTCAGCGAACATCCGGTCAAGCACCTTATTTACATCATCCATCGTGACTTTCTGAATCTTGGCAATCATTTCGTCCAGCGTGATGTGCCGGCCAAGCATTAATTCATTCTTTCCAAGCCGGTTCATCCGGCTGCTTGTGCTTTCCAGGCTTAGGATCAAACTGCCTTTGAGCTGTTCCTTGCCCTTGCGGATCTCTTCTTCGTCCATTCCCTTTACGGCAAGCTCATACAGCATTTCTTTGGTCAGTTCCATGACGTCTTTGGTCTGCTTAGGAGCGATTCCGGCATAAACGGTGAAGAGGCCGCTGTCGGCTTGGGAACTATGATAAGAATATACCGAGTAGGCCAGTCCGCGCTTCTCGCGGATTTCCTGGAACAGTCTGGAGCTCATGCCGCCGCCGACAGCGTTATTAATTAGCACCATCGCATACTGCAACGGGTCGTCGTTAGCGCAGCCCGGCAGCGACAGGCAAATGTGGTTCTGCTCCGTTTTTTTGCGGCGGAACAATAAATCCCCGTGGAAATCCGGCGGGGTCAGCCGCTCTTGTGTTCCATGATTGGCAAACGTTCCGAAATACCGTTCCACCAGTTCGCCCACACTGTCGTCAAAATTGCCGGCAATGCTGATTACCGTATTCTCGATCGTATACTGCTTCTGCATATAGGCCCTTAGATCATCCGGCGTCATGGCCTCCAGCCGTTCCTTGAGTCCAAGAATGGAGTAAGCGAGCGGATGGCTGCCGTAGGCTGCCATGGACATCAGATCATGCACCAGATCGTCCGGCGTATCTTCGCACATGGAGATTTCCTCAAGAATGACGTTCTTTTCTTTTGCCAATTCCTCCGCATCCATCTGCGAACGGAAGAACATGTCGGCCAATACATCAACGGCGATCGGCAGATGCTCATCCAGCACTTTGGCGTAATAGCAGGTGTATTCCTTAGAGGTAAAGGCATTGACATTCCCGCCGATGGAATCGAACCGCTCTGCGATAGCCTTTGCGTCGAACCGGTCCGTACCTTTGAACAGCATATGTTCGATAAAATGGGAAATCCCGTTGTTTTCCGGCGTTTCGTTCCTGGAACCCGTCTTTACCCAAATTCCGAAGGAAACGGAGCGGCCTGTCGGGATTTTCTCCATGACTACTCGTAATCCGTTTGATAATACCATTTTTTCCACAGTAAAAAGTCCTCCTGCCATAGCCCTTCGTTCGCCTTTCCATTTAACCGGGCGCCTTATATCCTACCAGAAACGGCGGATTCACTCAACATCGCTTGGCAGCACCCGCTCCGGCGACAGCGTCTGGCTGACCGTTCCGAGCACCAGCCCCTTGGCCTTGATGCCGCGGATCATCCTACGCAGCGCTTTCGATGACGAAGAGGTGGGATGCATGAGCACGAGTGTGCCCGGCTCTGTATTCGCGGTAATTTTGGCGACTACCGATTCCGGCGAAGGATTGCGCCAATCAACCGTATCAACCGTCCACAGTACCGTCTTCAGCCCCAGCTCGCGGGCAATCTCCACAGTCTCCTGGTCAAAGTCGCCCGAAGGGGGAGCGAACCAGCGGTTATCCACTCCAAGGCTCGATTTCAGCAGCTTCTTGGTCTTGTCGATCTCCATTACCGCGCGCGCCCGGCTGAGAGTGCTCATATTAGGATGCGAATAGGCGTGATTCTCAAGCTCATGCCCGCGCTTTTGGATCTCCATAGCAAGCTCGCGGTTCTTGCTCAGCCAGCTTCCGTCCAGAAAAAACGTCGCCTTCACATGCTCCTCGTCCAATATGTTCAGCATAGGGACAATATATTCGTTCCCCCAAGCGACGTTAATCATCAGCGATACCATCGGCTTCGCGGGATTCCCCCGGTAGATCGGCTGAGCCCCGAGAGCATCCAGCGAGACAGCAGGGGCTGTCTGCTTGTAAACATATTTGATCGCT includes these proteins:
- the dapA gene encoding 4-hydroxy-tetrahydrodipicolinate synthase, encoding MDFGRLITAMVTPFDKEGEIDWDAVSSLVDYLIEEQKSEGLVVCGTTGESPTLSDEEKLQMFSFVLEKAAGRCKVIAGTGSNNTKHTIELTQKAEKIGVDGALLVVPYYNKPNQEGLYRHFAAIAAETQLPLIPYNVPGRTGICMSADTTIRLSQIPNIVATKECASLDHVALIVSGSPQDFHVYSGDDSSALPALAVGGHGIISVASHIEGVRMTEMISAYLSGSVQLAGQLHRELFPIFKGLFECPQPLPSPSAVKYALELRGVKVGSVRLPLTPPNEAEAEFIRKLVQ
- the dapG gene encoding aspartate kinase, with protein sequence MGILVQKFGGTSLSTQQARDHVIRHVKRELGQGYSLVIVVSAMGRKGEPYATDTLLDWVSQNGDALPQRERDLLLCCGEIISATTLCSLLEKEGIPSTVLTGAQAGFLTDNGYGNARILDVRPERILRELRAQKVVIVTGFQGQTEDGDFTTLGRGGSDTSATALGAALRAEMVDIYTDVDGILTADPRIVEDAKPLTYVSYTEICNMAYQGAKVIHPRAVEIAMQAQIPVRVRSTFSENEGTLVTHPEGFQESQPGIVDRFVTGIAYVSNITQISLDCPEGNGTGVQLQIFKSMADSGISVDFINVTPTSAVYTVFDNHSEKAIATLQEIGLRPKSLSGCVKVSVIGGGINGVPGIMARIVEALSDHNIQILQSADSNTTIWVLVKKEDMVQSLRALHYKFELHR
- a CDS encoding M16 family metallopeptidase, with the translated sequence MEKMVLSNGLRVVMEKIPTGRSVSFGIWVKTGSRNETPENNGISHFIEHMLFKGTDRFDAKAIAERFDSIGGNVNAFTSKEYTCYYAKVLDEHLPIAVDVLADMFFRSQMDAEELAKEKNVILEEISMCEDTPDDLVHDLMSMAAYGSHPLAYSILGLKERLEAMTPDDLRAYMQKQYTIENTVISIAGNFDDSVGELVERYFGTFANHGTQERLTPPDFHGDLLFRRKKTEQNHICLSLPGCANDDPLQYAMVLINNAVGGGMSSRLFQEIREKRGLAYSVYSYHSSQADSGLFTVYAGIAPKQTKDVMELTKEMLYELAVKGMDEEEIRKGKEQLKGSLILSLESTSSRMNRLGKNELMLGRHITLDEMIAKIQKVTMDDVNKVLDRMFAEPLAAAMVGSSDKAIANVRRDDLVLLRTNFKASGQ
- a CDS encoding ClpP family protease, with product MDGNKPIETAYRNEEPATPPGREEPGGEGTQEAGGMIGTVKEFGQVAVPPTEPEIFCITIIGQIEGHIVMPPHNKTTKYEHIIPQLVAAEQSKTVKGVLIILNTVGGDVEAGLAIAEMIASLSKPTVTVVIGGGHSIGVPIAVSSSYSIIAESATMTIHPIRMNGLVIGVPQTFEYMEKMQERVVRFVTSHSRISVECFKDLMFKTGELNRDIGTAVGGSDAVAFGLMDEVGGIGIAMAKLNELIALRGAPAETGGLPQ
- a CDS encoding FtsK/SpoIIIE family DNA translocase, whose protein sequence is MAKRRKRKKKKALLGSVLKYEIYGILLITFSVIALSGEAAVGRSLSSLAAYLLGRFYFVLPLVGMYYGLMVMIYRKWPSNWSSRHSGVLLLVFSLCLMSSISAMEQKLGPVSMLHPGNVMSQTQKDLAGALTASANGGGVYMLGKDISGGYLGGLEFAVLLWLFGTLGAKLLMVVMLAISFMLVTNLSYIELFGILRNRAVKLAEGIRLRAANRPQAVPVSGRGRPKKVQEEPEEEEEEELEAGLPSRKAPQFFDKLLRRKTPRSEGEALPESEEEDWDAEHKNVPIISGIPSQSDWSGADDDYDFDNEEQEPVTPIIRDFFEHIREEGLSDEDREEWSGFSPAARSSTKPADALSLTEAAEGAVSGEAGIIPEASTGAEGEAGGDIPPAPKPAPPPKPYKLPPFRLLSKPNNGGKAGDQNDYMQTARKLEATLESFGVRAKVLEVVRGPAVTRYEIQPDIGVKVSRIVNLTDDIALALAAKDIRMEAPIPGKSAIGIEVPNPEVSLVTMREVMETQIFQEAEAKLTIAFGRDISGQTIIGNLAKMPHLLVAGATGSGKSVCINGIITSILYKAKPDEVKFLMVDPKMVELNVYNGIPHLMAPVVTDPKRASLALKKIVVEMEKRYELFSKSGTRNVEGYNHLMKDNPEAVLPYIVVIVDELADLMMVAANDVEDAICRLAQMARAAGIHLIIATQRPSVDVITGVIKANIPSRIAFGVSSQVDSRTILDMAGAEKLLGRGDMLFMPMGSSKPVRVQGAFMSDAEVEAIVHYVSSQGEAEYDESIVPEVDDATAETGEPQDELYEQAVQIVLEAKQASVSLLQRRMRVGYTRAARLIDSMEARGVIGPYEGSKPREVLISLEQYQQSRISS
- the dpsA gene encoding dipicolinate synthase subunit DpsA, whose amino-acid sequence is MLTGVRIVFLGGDARQIEVIRKCVEMDAAVSVAGFDKWSTPCDGVNLEAMSADLLSGADVLVLPTVGCDDEGHISAKYSSKPMPLLKEHIEALPKHCTIYTGMAKEYLRRLCALGGLELVELLERDDVAIYNSIPTAEGALVMAIQNTDFTIHGSEAMVLGIGRTGFTMAKSLQGLGAKVTAGVRKREHFAKAEVMGWKPFMTDRLEEHVTDVDYIFNTIPSLILNAKVLSWVPRHTCIIDLASAPGGVDFRYAEKRGIKALLAPGLPGIVAPKSAGQIMAGALVQSISERMLTKGD
- a CDS encoding dipicolinate synthase subunit B; amino-acid sequence: MNWHGKTVGYAITGSHCTFAEVMPQIKRFVYEGANVVPIVSASVLGTDTRFGTSENWLKQLKDITGNDIISTIVEAEPLGPSKRLDVLTIAPCTGNTTSKLANAMTDGPVLMAAKCQMRNGRPIVLAISTNDGLGLNAANIAKLLVTKNIYFVPFGQDNPEQKPNSLVARMELIPEACYAALHGSQLQPMIIERFHSA
- a CDS encoding YlzJ-like family protein, with product MILYSIISADQVWEGAIKASPPFREVTVQGIVMQVEPLDEGRARIVRLLQCPLHRYLEPGLAPGQIISYASGEPGGS
- the dut gene encoding dUTP diphosphatase, giving the protein MSYYVQILKLPGNEDVNPPRQMSEQASGYDLFAAVSGEMTLEPGARALVPTGIALAMPDGLEAQIRPRSGLALKHGITCLNTPGTIDADYRGEIKVLLINLGQEPFTIARNERIAQMVFQAVPSVTMVEVEELSDTGRGAGGFGHTGK
- a CDS encoding ribonuclease J, with protein sequence MSKKNNNDKLMIFALGGVGEIGKNMYVVQYGGDIVVVDSGLKFPEEDMLGIDIVIPDISYLTENRDKVKGIVLTHGHEDHIGGLPYVLKHLNVPVYGTKLTLGLVENKLKEANLLGETKRILINEDSVIKLGSSLVVTFFRTNHSIPDSVGVCIETPEGNVVHTGDFKFDHTPVNGQFADLHRMAEIGQRGVLALLSDSTNAEKPGFTPSEKNVGIVLEDIFRKAEQRVVVATFASNVHRIQQVVDAAVQTGRKITVIGRSMVNVVSIASELGYLHMPDGMLIEPEEMNRMAANRVVVLCTGSQGEPMSALTRMARSSHRKVDILPGDTVIIAATPVPGNEKYIGRTIDELFRLGADVIYSGSNSGVHVSGHGSQEELKLMLNLMKPKFFIPIHGEYRMQRRHALLAKSVGVDPDNIFITELGEVVEIQGGSARKAGKVTSGNVLIDGLGVGDVGNIVLRDRKLLSQDGILVVVVTLSKQNGAIVSGPDIISRGFVYVRESEGLLDEANRIVSSTLQRLMSEKVNEWASLKTSVKDALGRFLYEQTRRRPMILPIIMEV